A window from Candidatus Thermoplasmatota archaeon encodes these proteins:
- a CDS encoding DUF3795 domain-containing protein, whose product MKSGSHASAGKRKSIDANLLGPCGFFCGFCLAYKKGICLGCRYQADKRARDGNLKWCTQLNCAEKHGVSMCSDCEKFPCTEFDPKVGMFSEVYMKYIRDKVKPA is encoded by the coding sequence ATGAAGAGTGGCTCCCACGCAAGTGCGGGAAAGAGAAAGTCAATCGACGCTAACCTCTTGGGGCCCTGCGGCTTCTTTTGTGGCTTCTGCCTCGCATACAAGAAGGGCATATGCCTTGGCTGCAGGTACCAGGCCGACAAGAGGGCTAGAGATGGGAACTTGAAATGGTGCACCCAGCTGAACTGCGCCGAGAAGCACGGAGTATCCATGTGTTCGGATTGCGAGAAATTTCCTTGCACGGAGTTCGACCCGAAGGTGGGCATGTTCTCCGAAGTCTACATGAAGTACATCAGAGACAAGGTCAAGCCAGCTTAA
- a CDS encoding ACT domain-containing protein, translating into MDAPKGKSSAAELTRKYIDRHPSIRDCISKDLVNYSSLSRLIMKELGVKNEEAVLAASRRYAMKLAKTDSEGAIMDLLERSRLELKTKICIVAAKNEWIVLKNLEDVVKRLLADKSTMQVLQSANAITVISEDRHLSAIVKAIGQDHIISVKENLAEITVKSSPAIEETPGVFVYMMGMLSEQGINLLEAVSCYTDTIFIVSREDMMRAFDILSSCIEDKMVPENSS; encoded by the coding sequence ATGGACGCACCCAAGGGTAAGTCGAGCGCTGCGGAACTCACAAGGAAGTATATCGATCGCCACCCCAGCATACGGGACTGCATCAGCAAGGATCTGGTGAACTACTCTTCCCTCTCGCGTCTCATCATGAAGGAGCTCGGGGTGAAGAACGAGGAGGCGGTGCTCGCAGCGAGCCGCAGGTACGCCATGAAGCTCGCCAAGACCGACTCCGAGGGCGCCATCATGGACCTCCTGGAGCGCAGCAGGCTCGAGCTCAAGACGAAGATATGCATCGTCGCGGCGAAGAACGAGTGGATCGTGCTCAAGAACCTCGAGGATGTCGTCAAGAGGCTCTTGGCGGACAAGAGCACTATGCAGGTTCTCCAGAGCGCGAACGCAATCACCGTGATCTCGGAGGACAGGCATCTGTCCGCGATTGTGAAGGCGATAGGCCAGGACCATATCATAAGCGTCAAGGAGAACTTGGCAGAGATAACGGTCAAGAGCTCGCCCGCGATAGAGGAGACTCCCGGCGTTTTCGTTTATATGATGGGCATGCTCTCAGAGCAGGGCATCAACCTTCTGGAGGCTGTGAGCTGCTACACGGACACGATCTTCATAGTCAGCAGAGAGGACATGATGCGCGCGTTCGACATACTCTCATCATGCATCGAGGACAAGATGGTCCCCGAGAACTCGAGTTGA
- the argH gene encoding argininosuccinate lyase — protein sequence MEQRTRSRSTRRRSQSANDAFLDFTASVHFDRRLWKYDIAGSIAHAHALAGAGVISKQELKLTENGLKGVADDIRTGKLALDPKLEDIHMNVERALTDRIGEAGAKLHTGRSRNDQVALDMRLFVREALLDSVSAALELQQTIVLRARAAAGAIMPGYTHVQHAQPILLAHHLLAHYWRLERDISRMFDCYSRTNVSPLGSGALAGVWHKIDRKSVADMLGLDGITENSIDSVSDRDFVAESAFSLSLLMIHLSSLCEELVYWSSREFGFLKLPKDLSGGSSMMPQKWNPDLPELVRGKSGRAVGDLVAILTLMKSLPLAYNRDLQEDKENLFDVFDTVEASLHALTDFLREIEFDRVRMRRAAEVGLMTATDLADLLTTLGIPFRSAHGIVKELAMHADGDDKKFIRLANEVLLKNKKDLRTSDLNFLKVERAVERRGSEGGTSKGAVSKQMAKAVSALNENKAVLKRLREQISAVDKLLD from the coding sequence ATGGAACAGCGAACGAGATCGCGGTCAACGAGGAGACGGTCACAGTCTGCAAATGATGCGTTCCTCGATTTCACGGCCTCGGTCCATTTCGACCGAAGGCTCTGGAAGTACGACATAGCTGGCTCCATAGCGCACGCGCACGCCCTGGCGGGCGCGGGCGTGATATCCAAACAAGAGCTGAAGCTGACTGAGAATGGCCTGAAAGGGGTAGCCGACGACATCAGGACGGGGAAGCTGGCCCTTGACCCGAAGCTTGAGGACATTCACATGAATGTGGAGCGCGCGCTCACGGACAGAATCGGCGAAGCCGGCGCGAAGCTGCACACCGGTCGGAGCAGGAACGATCAGGTCGCCCTTGACATGAGGCTGTTCGTCAGAGAAGCGTTGCTCGATTCAGTCTCCGCGGCGCTGGAACTCCAGCAGACCATCGTCTTGCGCGCAAGGGCGGCGGCCGGAGCCATCATGCCCGGATACACGCATGTCCAGCATGCGCAACCGATACTGCTGGCCCATCATCTGCTTGCTCATTATTGGAGGCTCGAGCGAGACATATCACGCATGTTCGACTGCTATTCCAGAACGAACGTATCTCCCCTCGGGTCGGGGGCTCTCGCAGGCGTCTGGCACAAGATCGACCGGAAGTCAGTCGCTGACATGCTCGGCCTGGACGGCATCACGGAGAACTCCATCGATTCCGTCTCCGACAGGGACTTCGTCGCTGAGTCCGCGTTCTCTCTCTCCCTGCTCATGATACATCTCTCGTCGCTCTGCGAGGAGCTGGTCTACTGGTCGTCTCGCGAGTTCGGGTTCTTGAAGCTCCCGAAAGACCTGTCCGGCGGCTCCAGCATGATGCCCCAAAAGTGGAACCCCGACCTACCGGAACTCGTCAGAGGGAAATCCGGCAGAGCAGTCGGTGACCTAGTCGCGATCCTCACCCTGATGAAATCTCTTCCCCTCGCATATAACCGCGACCTGCAGGAAGACAAGGAGAACCTCTTCGATGTTTTCGACACCGTTGAGGCTTCGCTCCATGCCCTCACAGACTTCCTGAGAGAGATCGAGTTCGACAGGGTGAGGATGAGGAGGGCGGCAGAGGTTGGGTTGATGACCGCGACCGACCTCGCCGACCTCCTCACAACCTTGGGGATACCTTTCAGGAGCGCGCACGGCATCGTCAAGGAGCTGGCCATGCATGCGGACGGTGACGATAAGAAGTTCATACGGCTGGCGAACGAGGTCCTGCTGAAGAACAAGAAGGATCTGAGGACCTCGGACCTGAACTTCCTCAAGGTCGAAAGAGCCGTCGAGAGGAGGGGCAGCGAGGGCGGGACATCGAAGGGCGCCGTCTCGAAGCAGATGGCGAAGGCGGTATCCGCGCTCAATGAGAACAAGGCTGTCCTCAAGAGGCTGAGGGAGCAGATCTCGGCAGTCGACAAACTTCTGGATTGA
- a CDS encoding argininosuccinate synthase, translated as MEGAAQGKQKDKILLAYSGGLDTSVAIHWLNEKYGYEVVAVTIDVGQSDDLKDAMRRAKSIGASKAWVIDAKKEFVENYVLPALKANALYEGNYPLGTAIARPLMVAKLVEMAKRLDATAIAHGCTGKGNDQVRFEVSIMALAPNLDILAPTRDWKMSREEEIVYANEHSIPIPVSVEKPYSIDESIWGRAIECGVLEDPWVEPPEDIFEWTKGIDKSPDAPEYVEIGFVQGNPVSLNGANIDLLDLIRKLNEIAGNNGVGRIDHIENRLIGIKSREVYEAPAAVVLIKAHQDLESLVMTKDLLHYKKGIEQHYAELVYNGLWFSPLKEALDAFIDKTQELVTGTVKLKLFKGSAVVVGRESPYSLYSNSLSTYAKGDEFDHSAAKGFIYVWGLPLKVASMVKAGESGNGTANEIAVNEETVTVCK; from the coding sequence ATGGAAGGCGCTGCTCAAGGCAAACAGAAGGATAAGATCCTGCTCGCGTACTCAGGCGGCCTGGACACGTCAGTGGCTATCCACTGGCTGAACGAGAAGTACGGCTACGAAGTCGTCGCCGTGACCATAGACGTCGGTCAATCGGACGACCTCAAGGACGCGATGAGGAGGGCCAAGAGCATAGGCGCATCCAAGGCGTGGGTCATCGACGCGAAGAAGGAGTTCGTCGAGAACTACGTTCTACCAGCATTGAAGGCAAACGCCCTCTACGAAGGCAACTACCCGCTCGGGACCGCGATCGCGAGACCTCTCATGGTCGCCAAACTCGTCGAGATGGCCAAGAGACTGGATGCGACTGCCATTGCCCACGGCTGCACGGGCAAGGGCAACGACCAGGTCAGGTTCGAAGTGTCAATCATGGCGCTCGCCCCCAACCTGGACATACTAGCCCCGACAAGGGACTGGAAGATGTCGAGGGAGGAGGAGATAGTCTATGCGAATGAGCACAGCATCCCGATTCCCGTCTCAGTCGAGAAACCGTACAGCATAGATGAAAGCATATGGGGCAGAGCAATCGAATGCGGAGTCCTCGAGGATCCGTGGGTCGAGCCTCCAGAGGACATCTTCGAATGGACCAAGGGGATAGACAAGTCCCCTGACGCCCCTGAGTACGTCGAGATCGGCTTTGTCCAGGGCAACCCAGTGAGCCTGAACGGAGCCAATATCGACCTCCTAGATCTCATAAGGAAATTGAACGAGATCGCGGGCAACAACGGGGTAGGCAGGATAGACCACATCGAGAACCGTCTGATCGGGATCAAATCGAGAGAGGTTTACGAGGCACCTGCGGCGGTCGTGCTCATCAAGGCCCACCAAGACCTCGAGAGCCTGGTCATGACGAAGGACCTGCTGCACTACAAGAAGGGAATCGAGCAGCACTATGCGGAGCTCGTTTACAACGGCCTCTGGTTCTCCCCGCTCAAGGAGGCTCTGGACGCGTTCATCGACAAGACCCAGGAGCTCGTGACCGGGACGGTCAAGCTGAAGCTGTTCAAAGGCAGCGCGGTCGTCGTGGGCAGGGAGTCTCCGTACTCGTTGTACAGCAATTCACTATCGACATACGCCAAAGGGGATGAGTTCGACCACTCCGCTGCGAAGGGGTTCATCTATGTGTGGGGGTTGCCCCTGAAGGTCGCCAGCATGGTGAAGGCGGGAGAGAGCGGCAATGGAACAGCGAACGAGATCGCGGTCAACGAGGAGACGGTCACAGTCTGCAAATGA
- the eif1A gene encoding translation initiation factor eIF-1A, with amino-acid sequence MGPDGQPEFVRVRLPHKKEGEMFGIADQLLGASRIKIMCADGKYRMGRIPGKIKKRMWIREGDLVIVQPWDFQDEKANIQYRYTKTQAMYLSRKKMIPKSIDVF; translated from the coding sequence ATAGGCCCGGACGGGCAGCCCGAGTTCGTCAGGGTACGACTTCCCCACAAGAAGGAGGGGGAGATGTTCGGCATCGCTGACCAGCTATTGGGAGCCTCTAGAATCAAGATAATGTGCGCGGACGGCAAGTACCGTATGGGCCGCATTCCTGGCAAGATAAAGAAGCGTATGTGGATACGCGAGGGAGACCTCGTGATCGTCCAGCCATGGGATTTCCAGGACGAGAAGGCGAACATTCAGTATAGGTACACGAAGACCCAGGCAATGTACCTAAGCAGGAAGAAGATGATCCCCAAGTCGATCGATGTCTTCTGA
- a CDS encoding serine protein kinase RIO — protein sequence MRRKDTNDRKSYDEVFDQQNLMIIYKLLSDGVFDKLDFPISTGKEGNVYRASTKDGQLVAVKIYRTATSTFKDMAKYVHGDPRFGGLTNNKRKLIYAWANKEFLNLKAFARAGVRVPKAIAQTKNVVVMEYIGDENEPARELRNVKLEDPEPVARKILDYLRLAYKKARLVHSDISEFNILMPSEEPVIIDVGQAVLLDHPTAQEWLERDVGNVVRYFKKLGVILDVKKELEVIRKQ from the coding sequence ATGCGCCGCAAGGACACAAATGATAGGAAGTCGTACGATGAGGTGTTCGACCAGCAGAACCTGATGATCATCTACAAGCTGCTGTCAGATGGTGTTTTCGATAAGCTCGACTTCCCAATATCCACGGGCAAGGAGGGCAATGTCTACCGTGCCTCAACGAAGGATGGCCAGCTAGTGGCCGTGAAGATATACAGGACGGCCACATCGACATTCAAGGACATGGCCAAGTACGTCCATGGAGACCCCAGGTTCGGCGGTCTCACAAACAACAAACGGAAGCTGATCTACGCCTGGGCAAACAAGGAGTTCCTGAACCTGAAGGCGTTCGCAAGGGCAGGCGTCCGAGTGCCCAAGGCAATAGCTCAGACGAAGAACGTAGTCGTCATGGAATACATTGGCGATGAGAACGAACCGGCACGTGAGCTGAGGAACGTCAAGCTCGAGGACCCGGAACCTGTCGCCAGAAAGATCCTGGACTACCTCAGGCTGGCGTACAAGAAGGCCAGGCTTGTGCACAGCGACATCAGCGAGTTCAACATCCTTATGCCGAGCGAAGAGCCGGTCATAATCGATGTCGGGCAAGCAGTCCTGCTGGACCATCCGACCGCCCAGGAATGGCTCGAGCGAGATGTGGGCAACGTCGTAAGGTATTTCAAAAAGCTCGGTGTAATCCTGGACGTCAAGAAGGAGCTCGAGGTGATCAGGAAGCAATGA
- a CDS encoding KH domain-containing protein, producing the protein MQSVKVPTERVGVLIGKSGETKEFLERRAGVKISIDSEEGDVEIDYTHAKDPAMALAVVNVVQAIGRGFAPSKAIKLLEDEYFLEIFDIRDYVGKKQEHVMRMRARVIGTHGKTRAIIEELTGAFVSVYGNTVAVIGDALQIDVAHRALDMLLSGSEHAAVYHYLEGRRAQLKVEGMGF; encoded by the coding sequence ATCCAGTCCGTCAAGGTCCCAACGGAGAGAGTAGGGGTGCTCATCGGCAAGAGCGGCGAGACGAAGGAGTTCTTGGAGAGGCGGGCAGGGGTCAAGATATCAATCGATTCTGAAGAGGGTGATGTCGAGATCGATTACACTCACGCCAAGGACCCGGCCATGGCACTGGCCGTGGTGAACGTGGTCCAGGCGATCGGAAGAGGGTTCGCTCCTTCCAAGGCGATCAAGCTCCTCGAGGACGAGTACTTCCTCGAGATATTCGACATCAGGGACTATGTCGGGAAGAAGCAGGAGCACGTAATGCGCATGCGCGCGCGGGTCATCGGCACCCACGGGAAGACGCGTGCGATCATCGAAGAACTCACGGGTGCCTTCGTGTCTGTCTATGGGAACACGGTCGCCGTCATAGGGGATGCGCTGCAGATCGATGTCGCCCACAGGGCCCTCGACATGTTGCTATCAGGCTCGGAGCACGCGGCCGTGTATCACTACCTCGAGGGCAGACGGGCACAGCTCAAGGTCGAAGGCATGGGCTTCTGA
- a CDS encoding transposase, which translates to MFVGNHSEAAVTVKAEFPDVAIIQQRHHDRRRRLQKKKAHDRQTARNLCRREGTREHHRIEHRLHEVANAVLSFAESKRSVVVLEDLIGIRYKRGKDMNRRLSLWPRRKLHQIIEYKAQWKGIPVVKVDPRYSSRKCPACGRIQDSRMGTEFVCDCGWHLDRHINASINLLQIAISNGMAGGLRFDPGAFQHDVMMILYEPAMAARSEPNGTSCI; encoded by the coding sequence GTGTTCGTCGGCAACCACTCTGAAGCAGCGGTTACGGTCAAGGCGGAATTCCCTGACGTAGCCATCATACAGCAGCGGCACCACGACAGGCGGAGAAGGCTGCAGAAGAAGAAGGCGCATGACAGGCAGACTGCTAGAAACCTGTGTAGGCGGGAAGGCACAAGAGAGCACCACCGGATCGAGCACAGGCTTCATGAGGTGGCAAACGCCGTGCTCTCGTTTGCCGAGAGCAAGAGGTCGGTTGTGGTACTCGAGGACCTTATAGGAATCCGGTACAAAAGGGGCAAGGATATGAATCGTCGCCTCAGCCTGTGGCCGAGGAGGAAGCTACACCAGATCATCGAATACAAGGCCCAGTGGAAGGGTATCCCTGTCGTCAAAGTCGATCCAAGATATAGCAGCAGAAAGTGCCCGGCATGTGGGAGAATACAAGATTCCCGAATGGGCACAGAGTTCGTATGTGATTGCGGCTGGCACCTCGACAGGCACATCAATGCCAGCATCAACCTGCTGCAGATAGCCATCTCCAACGGGATGGCAGGGGGTCTACGGTTCGACCCCGGCGCGTTCCAGCATGACGTGATGATGATCCTATACGAGCCAGCGATGGCCGCACGGTCGGAGCCGAATGGAACGAGTTGCATCTGA
- a CDS encoding tRNA pseudouridine(54/55) synthase Pus10, translating into MSERLEIAGRALQRTLCNHCLGRLFASVSRGLSNDQRGAIVRSCLPDAPQQPVSMNDCHVCRGLFSELQKFAEISARASEGYEFSTFLVGTKVDAEVLEREETFWTELGAKETETIKTEMNREIGKLLEGKLGKTVDFANPDMVFLVDTQFDRVVLDVAPLFVYGRYRKFSRELPQTRWICRECRGKGCPRCDGKGRMYDMSVQDYTGPIVMRHAQGEDDFFHGMGREDIDARMLGNGRPFALEVRRPRKRTLDIPGIEREINENAVDVVEVEGLRMSTRAEMRGLKESTHPKTYRVSVRFQTDFDHGKLNDVVTSLAGKPISQLTPNRVVHRRANLERLRTVRSIRVESVNGSEVVFVVEADSGTYIKELMHGDQGRTQPNVAGIVGVPCEVLELDVIAIGDKGA; encoded by the coding sequence ATGTCCGAAAGGCTCGAGATCGCAGGGCGAGCGCTTCAGCGCACCCTGTGCAACCACTGCCTGGGAAGGCTTTTTGCATCCGTCTCCAGAGGGCTCTCGAACGACCAGAGGGGGGCTATTGTCAGGTCATGTCTTCCGGATGCTCCCCAGCAGCCTGTCAGCATGAATGATTGTCATGTCTGCAGAGGGCTATTCTCCGAGCTGCAGAAATTCGCTGAGATTTCAGCAAGAGCTTCAGAAGGTTACGAGTTCTCAACATTCCTGGTGGGCACCAAGGTCGACGCCGAGGTCTTGGAGCGTGAGGAAACCTTCTGGACAGAGCTCGGAGCCAAGGAGACCGAGACGATCAAGACCGAGATGAACCGGGAGATAGGCAAGCTCCTGGAAGGCAAGCTCGGGAAGACGGTCGATTTCGCCAATCCGGACATGGTGTTCCTGGTCGATACTCAGTTCGACAGGGTGGTGCTCGATGTCGCACCCTTGTTCGTTTACGGCAGGTATAGGAAGTTCTCCAGGGAGCTTCCGCAGACCCGTTGGATCTGCAGGGAGTGTAGAGGCAAGGGATGTCCGAGGTGCGACGGCAAGGGCAGGATGTATGATATGAGCGTCCAGGACTACACGGGCCCTATTGTAATGCGTCATGCCCAGGGTGAGGACGATTTCTTCCACGGCATGGGCAGGGAGGACATCGACGCCCGAATGCTCGGAAACGGCAGGCCGTTCGCATTGGAGGTCAGGCGGCCCCGAAAGAGGACCCTAGACATACCTGGGATTGAGCGCGAAATCAACGAGAATGCAGTGGATGTGGTCGAGGTAGAGGGGCTCAGGATGTCTACGAGGGCCGAGATGAGGGGTCTTAAGGAATCCACACATCCCAAGACCTACAGGGTCAGTGTGCGGTTCCAGACCGATTTTGACCACGGAAAGCTTAATGATGTAGTGACATCATTGGCCGGAAAGCCTATAAGTCAGCTCACTCCAAACAGGGTAGTCCACAGGCGTGCGAACCTAGAGAGGCTCAGGACCGTCCGGAGCATCCGGGTGGAGTCCGTGAACGGCTCCGAGGTCGTTTTCGTCGTGGAGGCCGACAGCGGGACGTACATCAAGGAACTGATGCATGGGGACCAGGGGCGGACGCAGCCCAATGTCGCCGGCATCGTCGGTGTGCCCTGCGAGGTGCTCGAGCTGGACGTCATAGCGATCGGAGACAAGGGGGCGTAG
- a CDS encoding 50S ribosomal protein L21e → MVKASKGYRRRTRYVMQNRVRDRGLSPITRIFQKFEVGEKANINLDPSIHKGMPHVRFHGHTGTIVRMQGKAYLIDVRMGDMMKQVIVRPEHLRKSK, encoded by the coding sequence ATGGTAAAAGCATCCAAAGGCTACAGGCGCCGGACACGGTATGTGATGCAGAACCGCGTGAGGGATAGAGGACTCTCTCCGATCACTAGGATCTTCCAGAAGTTCGAGGTTGGCGAGAAGGCGAACATCAACCTGGACCCCAGCATACACAAAGGCATGCCGCATGTGAGGTTCCACGGACACACTGGCACCATCGTGCGAATGCAGGGAAAGGCTTATCTCATTGACGTCCGGATGGGCGACATGATGAAGCAGGTTATCGTGAGGCCTGAGCACCTCAGGAAGTCCAAGTGA
- a CDS encoding RNA polymerase Rpb4 family protein has protein sequence MEDKKMVTLAEVKDILSERQNNGEPTAEQKLALDHAQKFSRVDSKKAKKLVKELTELGFVSEVNAVKIADILPSTADDVRLVFSKERASVEKKDIEKVLSVVEKYL, from the coding sequence ATGGAAGACAAGAAGATGGTTACGCTGGCTGAGGTAAAGGACATCCTCTCGGAGAGGCAGAACAATGGTGAGCCTACGGCTGAGCAGAAGCTCGCCCTCGACCATGCCCAGAAGTTCTCACGTGTCGATTCAAAGAAGGCGAAGAAGCTCGTCAAGGAGCTCACCGAGCTTGGGTTCGTGTCGGAAGTGAATGCGGTAAAGATAGCAGATATCCTGCCATCGACCGCGGACGATGTCCGGCTAGTATTCTCGAAGGAGAGGGCTAGCGTAGAGAAAAAGGACATCGAAAAGGTTCTTAGTGTCGTAGAGAAGTATCTCTGA
- a CDS encoding DUF655 domain-containing protein produces MEDYARILDYLPQGLPDEKMFHREPVAYAVGEDQFKLFELVPKQGVNLATGDRVYIGKELDLRQEILHVKKRIGFNELTNASQSELPFVMLQIIKAHESRFVQFFNESQAITTRFHMLELLPGLGKKTMWSIIEERKKGPFKDFADISKRVPLAHQIEKLVAKRIEQELANPDEKYRLFVAR; encoded by the coding sequence GTGGAGGACTACGCAAGAATACTAGATTACCTGCCCCAGGGGCTTCCTGATGAGAAGATGTTCCACAGGGAGCCCGTAGCGTACGCCGTCGGCGAGGACCAGTTCAAGCTGTTCGAGCTGGTGCCCAAGCAGGGCGTGAACCTGGCGACGGGCGACAGGGTCTACATAGGCAAGGAACTCGACCTCAGGCAGGAGATCCTCCATGTCAAGAAGCGCATAGGCTTCAACGAGCTAACCAACGCGTCCCAGAGCGAGCTCCCGTTCGTCATGTTGCAGATCATCAAGGCGCACGAATCAAGGTTCGTGCAGTTCTTCAACGAGTCCCAGGCCATAACGACGAGGTTCCACATGCTCGAACTTCTGCCAGGCCTAGGCAAGAAGACCATGTGGAGCATCATCGAGGAGAGAAAGAAGGGCCCGTTCAAGGACTTCGCGGACATCTCCAAGAGGGTGCCGTTGGCCCATCAGATCGAGAAGCTCGTGGCGAAGCGGATAGAGCAGGAGCTCGCCAACCCGGACGAGAAGTACCGTCTGTTCGTGGCGAGATGA
- the rsmA gene encoding ribosomal RNA small subunit methyltransferase A, which yields MRAEEVKAVLESIGKRPTKRLGQNFLLDDSVVSRSVGFAALDSKDTVLEIGPGLGNLTEEILKSGAKVVGVEQDPAFCKFLERRFGERVRIVQADAVKAFLPGFNKVVSNLPYQISSPITFKLLDIGFDVAVLMLQREFAERMIAKPGTDDYGRLSVGVYYRADCEIMLNVPRHAFWPQPKVDSCVVRLVPKPPPFKVNDRQVFFDVTRAIFSHRRKKISNSLKVDPATASLVTSGIESSLDKLPYASKRAEELSPEMIGELADALLDLSASSRGNSAR from the coding sequence ATGAGAGCTGAGGAGGTCAAGGCCGTCCTCGAATCGATCGGCAAGCGGCCGACCAAGAGGCTGGGCCAGAACTTCCTGCTCGACGATTCCGTAGTGAGCAGGTCTGTCGGATTCGCCGCCCTAGACTCTAAGGACACCGTGCTCGAGATTGGTCCTGGCCTCGGCAATCTCACGGAGGAGATACTCAAGTCGGGGGCGAAGGTCGTAGGCGTGGAGCAGGACCCTGCCTTCTGCAAGTTCTTGGAGAGGCGGTTCGGCGAGAGGGTCCGGATCGTGCAGGCGGACGCTGTCAAGGCCTTCCTGCCGGGGTTCAACAAGGTCGTCTCGAACCTGCCCTATCAGATATCCTCGCCGATAACATTCAAATTGCTCGACATCGGGTTCGATGTCGCCGTCCTGATGCTCCAGCGGGAGTTCGCAGAGAGGATGATTGCGAAGCCCGGAACGGATGATTATGGCCGTTTGTCCGTGGGGGTCTACTACAGGGCGGATTGCGAGATCATGCTGAATGTTCCAAGACATGCTTTCTGGCCGCAGCCCAAGGTTGACTCGTGCGTCGTCAGGCTCGTTCCGAAGCCTCCACCGTTCAAGGTCAATGACCGGCAGGTGTTCTTCGATGTGACCCGCGCCATCTTCTCGCACAGAAGGAAGAAGATCTCTAACTCGCTGAAGGTCGATCCCGCAACGGCCTCTCTGGTCACATCGGGGATCGAATCCTCGCTCGATAAGCTGCCGTATGCCTCCAAAAGGGCAGAAGAGCTCTCCCCGGAAATGATCGGTGAACTGGCGGATGCGCTACTCGACCTCAGCGCTTCTTCTCGGGGAAATAGCGCTCGATGA
- a CDS encoding DUF1611 domain-containing protein: METALVLCEASFNRTGGKTAAGLVRHSLRFKILGILDSTKAGEDAGEVLDGKKTGIPIFSSVKDALSKLPKKPDYLIVGVATVGGMLPKNFRPALREAIKNRINIISGLHQWLADDPELIELAKKYKVTITDIRKEPPLEKMHYYRNLASKMKAIRIPILGTDAASGKRTTAVILTKELNKRGIKTSFVATGQTGLLQGSRFGIPLDAIRGDYVVGELENAIDMAYKTEHPQVIIVEGQGALSHPAYVTGSRTIVTASAPQTVVLQHAPARKWRTYHETELHIPNGSIDREMELIKVLANCDVIGITINHTGMTRKDVEGRIAEYEAKYGIPACDPLVDGTGKIADAIIERYFPEKKR, translated from the coding sequence ATGGAAACTGCGTTGGTTCTCTGCGAGGCGTCGTTCAACAGGACAGGCGGGAAGACCGCTGCGGGGCTTGTGAGGCACTCATTGCGATTCAAGATACTGGGCATATTGGACAGCACCAAGGCCGGCGAGGATGCTGGCGAAGTCCTGGACGGAAAGAAGACCGGCATACCCATCTTCTCGTCCGTCAAGGACGCGCTCTCGAAGCTGCCGAAGAAACCAGATTACCTCATCGTCGGCGTGGCGACGGTCGGCGGCATGCTCCCCAAGAACTTCAGGCCCGCCTTGAGAGAGGCCATCAAGAACAGGATCAACATCATCTCTGGCCTGCACCAATGGCTCGCTGACGATCCCGAGCTGATTGAGCTCGCAAAGAAGTACAAGGTCACGATCACGGACATCAGGAAAGAGCCCCCGCTCGAGAAGATGCACTATTACAGGAACCTGGCGTCCAAGATGAAGGCTATCAGGATACCGATCCTGGGCACAGACGCCGCTAGCGGGAAGCGCACGACCGCGGTCATCCTAACGAAGGAGCTGAACAAGAGAGGCATCAAGACCAGCTTCGTGGCGACGGGCCAGACAGGTCTGCTCCAGGGGTCCAGGTTCGGGATCCCACTCGATGCCATCAGAGGGGACTATGTGGTCGGTGAGCTCGAGAACGCCATAGACATGGCCTACAAGACCGAGCATCCGCAGGTCATAATCGTCGAGGGACAAGGAGCGCTCAGCCATCCGGCATATGTCACGGGTTCGAGGACCATCGTCACTGCGTCCGCGCCGCAAACTGTCGTGCTGCAACACGCGCCCGCGAGGAAGTGGAGGACATATCACGAGACAGAGCTGCACATCCCGAACGGTTCAATCGACCGCGAGATGGAACTCATCAAGGTTCTTGCCAACTGCGATGTCATCGGGATCACCATCAACCACACAGGCATGACGAGGAAGGACGTCGAGGGGAGGATCGCTGAGTACGAGGCGAAGTACGGCATCCCTGCCTGCGACCCGCTCGTGGACGGTACTGGCAAGATCGCAGATGCGATCATCGAGCGCTATTTCCCCGAGAAGAAGCGCTGA